Part of the Thermococcus barossii genome is shown below.
GACTTCATCGTCACCAAGATATATGCCGTGAACGCCGATGAGGTTCTCACCCAGGGCCCCGGCCTTCCCGAGATACTCCACGGGGGACAGGCCGTAGCGCCGCTTCACCTCCAGAACCTCACCCCTGCTCTGAGACAGATGAACGTGAACCAGAGCGTTCTTCTCCCCAGCAAACTCGGCTATCTCCTTCATCAGCTCAAGGGAAACTGTGTTGGTGGCATGGGGCGCGAGAACCGGCTTCACAAGCTCTTCCTCCCCCTCCCAGCGCTTGAAGAACCGGAAGCCTTCCCCGGGCTCGGCTATCGGAAAGTCCACCGAGTCCATTACCGTCTGACCGACAAACGCCCTAATTCCGAGCTCCAGTGTTGCATTAGCTATCTCGTCCGCGAAGAAGTAGTGGTCGTTTACCGTCGTTGAGCCGTTCGAAAGCGCCTCGGCCATGCCGATGAGGGCCCACCTGTGGATTTCCTCGCGCGTCCATTCGAGCTCGGCCGGCCAGATGACGTCGCCCAGCCACTTCTCCATCGGCAGGTCCTCGCCGAGGCCGCGGAACTTCGCCATCGCCACGTGGGTGTGAGCGTTGACCAATCCGGGGAGTATCAAGTAACCCCTGCCCCCGTAAACTTCATCAACGTCGTACTGACCCATGCTCCCTGCGGGAACGACGTCTCTGATCACGGACCCATCTATTATGACCGCTGTGCTATCCCTGACACCCTGCCAGTCAACGACGGTTCCAACCAGGGCTTTCATACGCTCACCGATTGAAGTTGGTCGAGGTTTCAGTTAAACCTTTGGGTTACCCCCTCTCCTCCATCTTTGCCGCTATCCACGCGAGGAGCAGGATGAAGACGATACCTCCCACGAAAGACCCTCCGATGTAGATGAGCCTATCCTTCAGCGACATACCTTCCTCGGAAAGGGTGGTCGTCACGTTGCTCTCGTTGCACGGAACCGGAACCTTAATGACTTCGGTAACCACTTTTGGCTCACACGTTGAATTGGTGCTCTCGTTGGAAATTCCGAGTGATGAGTTTCCTGGGGTGATGCTGGCCTCACCGACAACTCTGATTGTCGTGGAGTTGTAGAACACCTCGCCATGGCTTTCAACACCCGCACTTATCTCGTATTCTCCGGGAACCAGCGGAATGACCGTCAGGGAATACGTTCTGCTCCCGTTCGGAGGAAGTACGTCAGTCCTTGTCAGCCATTTTCCATAGGCGGTGAAGTTCTCGGCTATAGAAGCGAAGCCCTTCGGGAGGGCAACGGTGAGGGTGAAGGGAAGTCCCACGTTTCCGGTATTGATCACGGTCACGTTTAGGGGTATCTCTCCTCCAACGCTGCCGTTCAATGCCGAGACCTTAACAAGGTAGCCAATCTTGGCCGGAGCAACGTCAACGACCCTGTTCTCGGAGCTGAAGCTCACCTGTTCAACCCCATAACAGGAGAGGGCGTAGGGGGCGTGTCCCGTTACGACCACGTTGCCCAGTGAGAGATTGCCCGCCTTCTCGGGGAGGATTTTCAAAGGAATCTCGACGCTCTTGCCCTTTGGAATCTCCTCAAAATAGGCCGGATAGTCGCCGAGAGCTTTGAATCCATCGGACAGGTTGAGGCTCACCTCGACGTACTTGAGATCGCTCGGCCCCTCGTTGGTTATGGTTATCCTCGCGTCGAATGGAACGAACTGAGTGGAATTTCCGGGAGCAAGGAAGGACACGTTGAGGAGCGCAACATCACTTACCCTGGGAACCTTCTCCTCATCTATGAAGGCAACCACGTGAATCTCCATCGCTCCATCGCGCTTTCTGGAGGCGGTTGAACCTATGAGAAGGCCACCGTAGTACATTCCTGAGGAGAAGTTGCCAATCGTTATGAATCCCGATCTTATGACCCTGCCGCACGGATTCATTATGGAGACGTAGGCGCTGTCGTCGAATATCTTGTCGACCTTAATCAGGTACGGGCCGAGTTTCTCGGTCTTGCCCTCGCGGAGCCATCCATCGAAGGAAGGAAGAACCTTTACGCGGAGATACGCGCCTTTCAACCGTATCGTGGCCTTCAGGTATTCCGAACCCACAAGCTCACCGGTGGAAATCAGCAGTCCGTCCGCATCTATCGTCTCCCCTGGTTCTGCCAGGTACTGCTTGCCATTCACACGGATGTCCACTATCTCCGTCAGCTGCCCGTTCTCCGAGGATACAGTATAATTGTAAAACACGACGCTCCATTCTCCGATAGACACGTTTTTGCTCCTCCTCAGATAGCCGTCGAACAGAATCGGCATCGGAGTCAGTGATATCCTCATGTTTTCGTACGAGACCTCCTTCCCAGCTGCGCAGTAGATTTCCTTAGAAGTCTCTCCGTCTGACACAACCAATGTGCCGCCCTTCTCACTCACAGACTTCAGAGAAACCTCATAACCTCCAACAAAAAGCTTCTCTCCTTCGAGAAGGTAGGGGAACGTGTAAGAGAGGTTCAGATACGATACCCCCGAAGAGTAGAGTGCATCATTGAAGGAAAATGAATAGCCGTCCCACAGAATGCTCCCCCCAATCGGAACCACCCTCATGCCCAAGCCAGCAGGATAGACTAGAACCGAGCCGTCGCTCAGGGAGATGTCCTTGATGAGGATGTCGCCGTCATATACTCCCACCCTGGCCGGGAACTGGAGCCACCCGGTTATCGAGGAGCTGGCCGCAACTCCGGGCAGTAACATGAACGCCAGGAACAAAACGAGTAACTTCTTCACGGTATCACCCCCAGGGAGCCTACAACCACCCCCGTCAGCGAGGAAAACGTCATCATCTTGCCCATCACGACGGTTCCCAGGTACTGGCCAATGGCGGCCAGCCACACGAGAACCACAAAATAGTAGACAGTAATCCCCATGTGCCCGCCATCGGCAAACTTTATCGAGAGGGCAGAGAGGAGGCAGTGGATGATCAGGATAACCATGAGGATGTAATCCGTCATCTCCAAGCCGCTCTTTGACGGAACGAAGATTATGTTCTGGAGGAAGTCTCCCTGAATGGTCAGGTTTGAGAAGAGCTTGTTCATGTAAACGGAAACCTGAAACGCGGCCGCAACTGAGAAGGCAAACGCTCCCGTTATGCCGTAGATAACGCCCCTAAAACTCGCCACAGTTTGAGCGCGTTTTCTCCTGAGCCTCACCAGGCGCTCGAAGTTCCTCGATATGACCATCCCAACGTAGTCAGGCTCTGCACCGAGGTTTATGCTCTTGTTGAATATCTCGGAGAAGATACCTATTAGCCAGCTACCGGTGTCTATGGTGAAGTAGCGCCAGGATTTGCTGTTGTCTATCCTCATCGAGACCCTACGGTAGAGGTTCCTTATGTCCTGAGTTAGGACTCCAAAGTCATGGGCACTGAGGTACTTGAGCACGAGGGGAAGGGCGGCACCGCTTGCGGCAAGGGAAGAGCTGAGGCTCCTCATGAATGCCGGAAAGTTCTCATCCTTCACAAGGATGGCCTTCTCCTCCTTCTCAAGCACCTTGCCCAGGTACATGAGCGGGGTGAGCACTATCGCAACCTGAACGAGGAGTGGAAGGTCGAACCTTGGTCTCACCACCAGCACAACCAGAACCGCCGCTGCCATGATGCCCGCGACGGATATAAGCGCGGCCTTGATGAACTTGGCCTTCCTCTCGGAGGTCATGGCATAGTCGGCCCATATCCTGTCCTCCGGCATTCTGTACTTTATGACGAGCATTATTCCAATCTCGGTGGCAAGAACGAGCACGAACATAAAGGCACTAAGGCTGACGATGTCCTGACCGGTGAGTATCGGACCTATGATTATGAACGTCACCATGAAGACGACCGAGATTATAAGTGAGGAGTACACCTCCTTGAAGACGTCCAAGTCGTAGAGGGTTCCCTCGTAGAAGGTCTCGTAGTCGTCCATAACCGTCTTCTGCTCCTGGAGGAGGTAGTCCCTGAGCTCTACACCGCTATCGAGGGAATAGGCGAGCCTATCGAGGAAATCCGCGAAAACCTTGCTGGGCGTTCTCTTGGCAAGGAACCTCAGGGCCTCCGGCATGCCCCTGTGGAGCTTTGCTATAAGGTAGTACACCTTTTTCATGTCGCTCGCTATCGGTTCCAGAATCTTCTCGGTGGCCAGGTTCCAGATGAGCTCGCTCCTGCTCACGTCGCTCGTAGATAGCACCGCGAAGTACGTTGCAAAGAAGGGAATCTTGGAGTTTATCTGAACCCTCTTGTTGCTGATTCTGGCATAGGGGTACCCAACGGCGTAGATGAGTGGAAGGAGCGGAATTGCATAGAGGACAAAGGTTATCACGCTGGAAAGGGATACAAACCTCTTGAGAACTGACACGGCAACGAAGAGGGCCATGGAACCCACTATACTGGGCAGCAGAACTTTCCTGAAGTACTCGTGCATGGTAATGCCCGACTGTGCCAGCACCCCTGCCTTCTCCCCGGCCATTTTCCCACCTCACAGCCTGAAGCTCAGCCCCTCTATTCCCTTTTCGTAGAACGCCTTAATCTCCCGGTGAACCGCGTAATAGTCCGTTATGCCAAGCTCCGCCATCCTTTTGATTATCCTCGCACGGAGGAAGAGCTCGTTGTATATCTCCTTCGGATCCTCATAGCCGGCAACTTCCGCGATTTTCCTCTCGAGAATGTACGAGTTGTTCATTCCACGGAAGATGTGTCTGTCAGTTACTGCGTCCCACTCGAAAACGTTCCTCGTGGCAACCCCGCCGAGTTCCTCGTAGTAGCCCTCTATCTCGACGACGCTGAGAACCCTCCTCAGGAACCTGCCACGGACGTAGACCGCCTGCTGGAAGAGGGCTATGTTCAGGTTGTCTATGAACGTGACTGGGATGTTTATCGGTGAGCCTGTGAAACGCTGTATCATCTTTCTAACGTCGCCAGCGTGAAACGTTGCCATGACCGGGTGTCCGGTCTGCATGGCCTGGAAGGCTATTGCACCCTCGGCTCCACGAATCTCACCGACTATGATGTAGTTAGGCCTCGAACGAAGAGCCGCCTTCAGGAGGTCAAAGAGCGTAACCCTGCTCTCCTCTGGCCCGCGCTCCCTGGTGGTGAGCCTCTGCCAGTTCTTGTGTGGAACGACGACCTCAGGAGTATCCTCAGCGGTGTAGATTTTAGCGTCTGGCTTGATGAAGGGGATGATTGAATTGAGCGTTGTGGTCTTTCCGCTGGCCGTCTCACCGCAGACGAAGATGCTCATGCCGTACTCAAGGGCCAGCCAGAGGTAGGCGGCAACCTCAGCGGAGAAGGTGTTCCATTTGACGAGCTGGACGACGCTGAGCGGGGTCGCCGAGAACTTACGTATGGTTGCGCTCGGACCCTGAATGCTGACGTCGGGAGAGTAGATTATGTTGATACGCGAACCGTCCGGAAGGGTTCCATCGACGATCGGGTTTTTGTCGCTGACAGGCCTGCCCATCCTCTCGCTGAGGTTCTTGAAGTAATCCGCCAGACGGAGGTTGTCGCCGAAGGTTATGTTAGTCTCCATAGCGTCGAATATCTTGTGGATGAGGGAAACGTAGTTGGCGCCAATTATGTGGATGTCTTCGATATAGGGGTCACGCATGAGGGGTTCAAGGGGTCCTATGCCGACTATGTCCCTCTTGAGAAGGTAGCGGAACTTGGCCACCTCCTCAGCCGTGAAGGAAACCCGTCTGCGGTTGAACAGACCCCCTCCAATCTTTCCCAGCGCCTCGTCCATTAGGTCGTCCAGAAAGCGCTCAAACTCCTCGCTCTCCTCCGGAATCTTCTTTTCTGGTGCGAGTTCGAGTATCTTGTCCTTCAGGAGTTCGTACTTCCGCTCCTCCTCCGGGCTGGTTATCCTGGGCTCGATGACTATATATCTCTTCTCCGTGTTTATGTCACCGTAGATGTGGATGAATATGGGATCCCCCACCGGGTAGAGTATGTTCGGGTACTTGATGTCCTTCATGTCCCTGCTGAGCTGGGCGTAGAACTCCGGAAACTTACCGGTCTTCTTGACGAATCCCTCCACATATCTTCGAAGGTGTGGGTTTCGGGCCATTGCAACCTCAATGTTGTCGCTGACGTCCTTCTTGACCGGCATATCACACCACCGCGGCTATCTCGACTATGAACCCGACCCTCGGTTCTACCCTGAACGGGATTATCTTCTGGAAGATGCCCATGGCATTGTTGTACTTGACGATGGTTGCCGAGTTCTTCAGGTCACCGCCGAACGTCTTCACGCTCAGCCGTATGAGCAGGCTGGACGCCTCCTCCAGTATCTTAAGGAACTCAGGCTCTATATCAGCAGGGTTCACGGTCATTATCGTGACCTTTCCCAGGGAGCTCAGCCTCTTCAGATGGAGGGAAAAGGCCCTTATTTCCTCTCTATCAAGCTCAGAGGGCAGGAGAGCGGAGAGTGAATCGATTATCATTACGTCCGTCTTCCACAGTCTCGGCTCCCCAACGAATCTCGACAGGAACTTCCGCCTGTCAGAAACGCCAACCAACAGAGGATAGAGCGAGACGAACATGAGACGCCTCTTTATCAAATCCTGGATTATGCTGTATCCCAGTGAGTCCATCTGATTTATGAACTCGGGGGTGGTGTACTGGCTGGAAACATAGGTGGCGGTGTAATCGTTTCTCAGGAACCCGTAGAGGAGTCTCTGGGAGAATATGGACTTACCTGTACCCCTGTCTCCTTCGATCAGTACTATACTCCCCGCTGGAATGCCGCCTCCAAGACGCCTGTGAAGCTCGTCGTTAGGTATCTGAATCCTAAGGAGGCTCCCCATGGCCATCACCCCACCTCAAACACGAGTGATTTCCTCTTTCCAGTCTCGATGACGACCGTGATTTTGTGATACCCGGATGATGAGATGAAGGCAGTCGGGACGTATATTTTACCGACTTCGTACGGAGCAAGCACGCCCGATGGATCGAAGGTAAGGTTTGCGGGCGGGATTATCGAGCCGTCTATCATGACAACAACGGAATTGGGGTCAAAAGAGAAGGAGTCTTTACCGGTGTTGCGGATGTAGAAGACGTACGAAGAGCCAGAAACGGGAATGTTCTCCGGATCGTTAATTATCTCAAAATTAGTGCGCAGACTCTCGGCCACATCTTGGCCTTTCGTGATAATGCCTCCTGAAATATCCTGGGTAACCACGTACAGACCTCCGGCTACCATACCCGCTACCAGTAGTGAGACGATGAACAGTACAAGCTCTGACACCACTGAACTCGCCATTATTACCCCTCCACAGGGCAGTACCAGGCACTGCTAATCACCTGCGGCGATCCGTTGGTCGCGTTACCGACCCACTTCCATTTTACCTTCAGCCCACAGCCAATCTCGGTGCTTATCACGAGGGAATTGACCAGGGTCTGATCTTTCTGGAGGTTTTGAACCGTCAGCTCCATCCACTCCCCGGGCAGGAGATATTCCCTGCCGGAGGTCAGGACTTTCGACGCGGTCAGGTCTCCGTTGTATATGTACGTCCACTTCGCCGGGGATAGCGTGCTCCCCTCATTTGTTATATTGAACGTGATGTCGTAAACCGTAACGTTTGCCTGGGTTGAGTAGTTATACCCCGTGAGCTCAAGCTCCGACGTCTTCACCCTGAGGGCCATCTGATTGTAGTCTTCCGTTGCCTGATGCACCATCGAGTATGCGTTCTCACTCGAAACGTATAGCATGCCGAAGGAAACCAGCGTTGCTATCAGCAGCACAGCGAAGGCCGCTGGTACACTGACCCCCATGTGAATCCCCTAAACACCGTACACGTCTTCCAGCACCCTGCCAATCACCCGCATTTCCCTTTCTATGGCATCCAGCAGTTCCCTGGTTATCCTGACTCCCCTGAGGCGCTCTATGAAGAGCAGCGAAACGAGGTGGTCCTGTATCGTGAGCTTCTCATCCGGCCTCCAGTCCGGCTCTCTGTGGTGGGGTCTTATGCCCTCGGCGTACCTAAGCAAAGTATTCAGCACGTCCTCGGAAATCCACCCGATCTGGTAGTAGAACTCAAGGACATCTTCAAGGTTCTGCATGCCAACCCGGTCTATGAGGAAGCCCAGCCACTTTAATGCCATCATCGTCGAGACCATGTCGTTGGGGATGTGCTCAAGCCTTGCCTTGGTACGTGGAGGGCTGATCAGGACGTCCCTAATTTCAGAGGGGATTTCAAATCCCCTGGAAAGCTCAAACTCCTTCTCCATGGACTCTACCTCCGTCGGGTTTTGGGAGGGGGGCTCCTGAGACGGTGCTTCCTCCACCCGGGTTTCACTGGTGAGGGGCCCCTCACCGAAACCGCCGCCGCTTCCGGCACCCATGACTTCACCGTACTCCACGACCTGGGCCCCTCCCACTGGTCGATTCTGAGGCTCACCCCACGGCGATTGATTAGCCTGAGCGGCCTGCGAGAGGTTCATGAGGTGATTGCGTATCTCCTCCAAGTACCTTCCAATTTCATCCACGCGGCTGTCGAGGCGGGAGAGCTTCTCGATCTGCCCCGCGTAGGTGCGGAGTACCTTGTCAACTATCCTATCAACCTGCTCAGGGGTCAGTATGTCACGCTTCTTCATGAGGCGATCCTTAAGGTCATCAATCAGGAAGTTCGGAACCTTGCCCCTGAGGCGCTTGAGCCTCTCCTCAATTTCGGTTTCGGTAATCATACCCCTCCCTCCGAGATGGCTTCATATATCAGGTCATCGAGATCCATACCATCGATAACAAGGAGCCTCAGATCGGATTTTATTTGAGCTATTTCGGCTTTCAAACTCTCAATCTCCTCACTCAGCTCCTGAATCTCGCTGAGTAACGGATTAGCGGAATCAACATCCTTAAATGGGTTAATCTGCTGGGAGACTATCTCATAGAGGACCATAACGTCCTTTATCACCTTATCAAGACGGTCTATTTCCTCGCGGAGTTCGTTTATCTGGGTCTTGAGGGTGTCGATACTCACCTTTATGCGAGGGATGTCGTTCTCAATCTCGTTTATCCTCGTCATGACCTGAGTGATAAGCTCCTCTTCCTCCTTTTTCCGCTGGGCAGTCTCTTCCGCGGTTTCCTGGGCTTCCTGCTCCAGCTCATCGAGCTTTATTATCTCCCTGTTGTCCTCTGTCTTCTCCTCACCCTCCTTCTTTTTCTTGAACTTGTTCTTCAGGTACGAAAACGACATTCCAATCACCCGCGAGGAAAGTTATGGAAAAAGGAAAGGTGGTAGAGGCTTCACTTGAGGTCGACTATCTTGTCGGTGGTACTGAGACCGTAGGCGGTCGGTGTGATGACCTTGGTGTAGCCAGGAGCACCGAACTCCGGAACGACCCTGATGGTTATGGGGGTCCTGGGCTCAACACCGCCGAAGACGGCGGTAAGGTTGACGGTGAGCAGGGCTATGTCGCCGGTGGTTAGGGTCGGAATGGTGCCGCTGAGAGAACTGTCGGCGTCCTGAACAATGAGAATACCAAAGTGTGTTCCGTCGACCTTGGTGTTGTTCCATGCGTCAGATGTCGTATCAAACATGTCTCCGCTGATGGTGGCCTTGGCGTTTCCGTATGAAAGAACAACCTGCTTCTGGCCGTTGTCAAGGTAGACTTTGGTTTGGTTGAGGTCAATCGGGGTGCTTCCAGCGTTGAGGGAGACCTGGATTGTCATTAGGGTCATGTTGTTGGAAGAGGGTGCGTAACCCGTCACTGCGTCAATCTTTATGCCCGTTGAAACTTCCTGGGTGGTCTGCCTGCCCGTGGCCTCGGCCCTCTGCTGGAGGTAGCCGCTGGTGTTGATGAGAACCGCGGCAGCCACTGCAGCCACTAGAACCATGGCTATGAACACTATCAGGGTACCGATACCAACGGCACCCCTCTTCTTCTTCAGCAACCTCATTTCCTGGCACCTCCCTTAGGGATTTTGCAATATATCCTATGTTGCTTTGAATATAAATCGATTTTTTGTTGGTAGTTATGTAGAAACTGGTGTACCTACATATGTAGGTTGATACTACTACAAAAAATAAACACAGAGTTGGTGATCCAACGACAAAATGGCGGATAAGTGGAGAACATCACATCAAGCGCGTGACCAGCAGGGTGGATTTACCTATGGGTTCAACCCTCACATCGTATGGACTCTCTTCAACAGCGGCAATTATATCTTCCGAGCTCGGGAAGCAGGTGAATTCTTTGGTCAGGCTCTCAAAGAACTCCAGGGCAGCGATACGCGGATAGTTATCCCTAAAGGGCTCGATTATAACAAGCTTCCCTCCAGGTTTTAGAGTCTCGATGGCCCTTCTAACGGCCGCTCCGGGATTCTCCAGATACTCCAAGACAAAGCTCATAACCACGGCATCGTACGTGTTCTTAATCACGAGTTTTCTGATGTCCATCTCCCTCAGAACCACCCAATCCATGCGGGCATTCCTGACGCGGGTCTTGGCTATGCTCAGCAAGCCTGGAGAAAAGTCAACGCCGACGTATTTCCCGTTAGGACCAACGGCCTCCCCAAGTTCCACGGGGGAAACGGAGCCGCAGCCGAGGTCAAGAACATTCATGCCGTCCTCAAGGCCCAGTAGGTTTGATGCAAGCTGCCGGTAGGTCCGGTTGAGCTCCATCAGTAGTCGCATGTCCCAGAAGTCTGCGCCCTTATCAAAGTCCATGAGTATCTTCGGGTGCTCCGCGGAGATGAAGGCGTAATCAGCCATCTTGTAAAGTTCCTCCACTATCTGAACCCAGTCGGAGAGAAGCTTTCCTGCGTCCTCCGTGTTTAAACTGAACTCGTAGGAGAACCCGGGCATCTTTAAAACGCCATCGGATTCCTCAACAAAGCCAAGGGCGAGGTAAGTGTCTATAAGTTTCCCGAGATAGGCCTTGTTGGAAACGGGAATCATAGTCAGCAACTCTTCACGGGGCACTCCACCCGCGAGCCTGCGGAAAATTCCATACTTTAGCCCAAGCCTGAGGAGATGTCCAAGGGACAAATCCACTATCGCCTCAAGATTCCTGTCGAGTATCTCCGCGAGGGATTTCATGGCAGTCACCTCATGTGTACCTCGAGTAGTAGGAGTGGTAGGACTTCAGGAGTTTAACGACCTGCTTTCCGTACTCCGTGAGCCTGTAGTACTTGAAACCCTTCTCGGTAACGACCTCCACCAGGCCAAGGCTCACAAGGGAACTGTGACCATTGTACCTGTTTCCAAGACCAATAAGAGCGCCTTTCACATTTGAGGGGTCTGATTTGACCACCCTTGCGATTTCAGAGAGGTAGGTGGGGGTGGGATATATTTCATCGAGATAAAAGAGTATCCTCTTCCTAAGTTCACTGCGGTTGATAGAGCGAATTACAAAGGGATCAATGAACATTTGAACATCCCCCTACCACTACCCCGCAACAATTAAAGACTCTCCAATTCCCACCAAAATATGTTGAGCACAATACTATATAAATGTTACCATTTGTGAACTAATAACCCTTTTCAACTTGTCAAAATGTAATTATTATCCCGATAGATATTCCATTGTTGAAGGTTTATCCAGCTTGGATAAAATCTATCCAAGAATTGGATTACCCACAACACCTTCGAGAGCGCCCAACACGGTATGTTGTCACATTTTAGGTGAAGCTCCACCTCGTGATGATGAAATGACAACCAAGGGGACAAAGAATTTAAATTCTGGTTTTCAAACCTACACCCATGCCGCTGATGATAGTCGTCGAGCACAGAATCGGGGCTTTCCCCCTTTGGATAAATTGATGCTCTTCTGGTAGTTCAATCGCTACCGTTATAAAGCCCCTTTCAAAGCCCCTGGAGGTGGTAAGGATGATTGATAAGGTTTACTGCGCCGATGTTCGGCCCGATATGGAAGGCAAACGCGTTAAACTCGCCGGATGGGTTTACAGGAAGAGAGAGGTCGGAAAGAAGGTGTTCATAGTCCTCCGCGACTCAAGCGGGATAATCCAAACGATATTCAAGAAGGAGCTTAGTGAGGAAGCCTACGCCGAGGCAAAAAAAGTTGGGATAGAGTCCAGCGTGATAATCGAGGGTGTGGTTAAGGCCGACCCACGCGCACCAACCGGGGTGGAGGTTCAGGCAGATAGGATAGAGATCATCCAGAACGTGGACTTCTTCCCGATAACGAAGGACGCGAGCGACGAGTTCCTGCTGGATGTCAGGCACCTGCACCTGCACTCACCGAAGGTTGCCAGCGTAATGAAGGTCAAGGCGACGATGATGCAGGCCGCTCGCGAGTGGCTCCTCCAGGACGGCTGGTACGAGGTCTTTCCCCCAATACTCGTCACCGGTGCCGTCGAGGGCGGCGCGACCCTCTTCAAGCTCAAGTACTTCGACAAGACCGCCTACCTCAGCCAGTCGGCCCAGCTCTACCTTGAGGCTGCCATCTTCGGCCTCGAAAAGGTCTGGTCGCTAACTCCGAGCTTCAGGGCCGAGAAGAGCAGGACGAGGAGACACCTCACCGAGTTCTGGCACCTGGAGCTTGAGGCCGCCTGGATGGACCTCTGGGACATCATGAAGGTGGAGGAGGAGCTGGTCAGCTACATGGTGCAGAGGACGCTTGAGCTCAGGAGGGGCGACATCGAGACCTTCAGGAAGGACTTCACCACGCTCAAGAACACGGCCCCGCCCTTCCCGCGGATAAGCTACGATGAAGCAATCGACATACTCCAGAGCAAGGGAGTTCAGATAGAGTGGGGCGAGGACATGGGCGCCGACGAGGAGAGGATTTTAACGCAGGAGTTCGAGAGCCCCTTCTTCGTCTACGGCTATCCGAAGCACATCAAGGCCTTCTACATGAAGGAGGACCCGGAGGACCCGAGGAAGGTTCTTGCCGCCGACATGCTCGCGCCGGAAGGCTACGGCGAGGTCATCGGCGGCTCACAGCGTGAGGACGACTACGACAAGCTCGTGCAGAGGATTCTCGACGAGGGAATGGATCCGAAGGACTACGAGTGGTACCTCGACCTGAGGAAGTACGGCTCTGTTCCGCACAGCGGTTTCGGCCTCGGCCTTGAGAGGCTCGTCGCCTGGGTGCTGAAGCTCGACCATGTCCGCTGGGCCACGCTCTTCCCGAGGACGCCGAGCAGGCTGTATCCGTAGCAACCTTTGCAAGGCAAAGGTTGACCAAAGTTCGTGATTCATTCTCAATTTTTTGTTACAAGGTTTTTGCGTTTGAGTTGGAATTCATGAGAGGAATGCGTTAATGACGAGCTTAATGGGCCATCAACACGAGATCTACAACATGAAAATGCTCCACGAGAACGCGGCTACAGAGATCGATGTGATTCTACTGAAAGCTCTGTGGAGGGAGATAAAGAGGATGATGAGGATAAACGTGATTGAGGTTGAAGAAGAGAAGAAATAAAAACTCTGCATCATCAACGACCTGCCTTAAGATTGTTTATTCGGACTCTCGGCTTTTCATTTTTTGTTTTCTGTGTACCAACCAATCGCTACAAAGGATATAACCCATATAATGACAACGAGTTTTCCTACCATAGACCCTGCAGATAGCCATCCTGCCATTGCAAATGAGACAAAGGCAATGATTCCAAGTATTATATTCAATCCATTTTTCACCCTACGTTTCCCATCCTCAATGCCCACTATCAGAATCATAATTATCATCGCTGCTGCAATATACAATACAGCTAACAGTAGCTCATTGCCACTTATTATGTTGAGTGCAGTATTGGCTGCTTCTTTACCATTAACACCTGCCCCCCTGAGTACAGTATAGACAAAAAATATGATCACCATCATTAATGCGGAATTTGCTATCAAGTTAATCGCCTCGCCAAAAACAAAAATTGCTTGTCCCAAGTATCTAAGGATTTTCGTTATTTTTTCTCTCCCCAAATTTCTTCCACCCATTTCCCTCACCTCACGGCAACTAGT
Proteins encoded:
- a CDS encoding COG1470 family protein, translating into MKKLLVLFLAFMLLPGVAASSSITGWLQFPARVGVYDGDILIKDISLSDGSVLVYPAGLGMRVVPIGGSILWDGYSFSFNDALYSSGVSYLNLSYTFPYLLEGEKLFVGGYEVSLKSVSEKGGTLVVSDGETSKEIYCAAGKEVSYENMRISLTPMPILFDGYLRRSKNVSIGEWSVVFYNYTVSSENGQLTEIVDIRVNGKQYLAEPGETIDADGLLISTGELVGSEYLKATIRLKGAYLRVKVLPSFDGWLREGKTEKLGPYLIKVDKIFDDSAYVSIMNPCGRVIRSGFITIGNFSSGMYYGGLLIGSTASRKRDGAMEIHVVAFIDEEKVPRVSDVALLNVSFLAPGNSTQFVPFDARITITNEGPSDLKYVEVSLNLSDGFKALGDYPAYFEEIPKGKSVEIPLKILPEKAGNLSLGNVVVTGHAPYALSCYGVEQVSFSSENRVVDVAPAKIGYLVKVSALNGSVGGEIPLNVTVINTGNVGLPFTLTVALPKGFASIAENFTAYGKWLTRTDVLPPNGSRTYSLTVIPLVPGEYEISAGVESHGEVFYNSTTIRVVGEASITPGNSSLGISNESTNSTCEPKVVTEVIKVPVPCNESNVTTTLSEEGMSLKDRLIYIGGSFVGGIVFILLLAWIAAKMEERG
- the flaJ gene encoding archaellar assembly protein FlaJ, encoding MAGEKAGVLAQSGITMHEYFRKVLLPSIVGSMALFVAVSVLKRFVSLSSVITFVLYAIPLLPLIYAVGYPYARISNKRVQINSKIPFFATYFAVLSTSDVSRSELIWNLATEKILEPIASDMKKVYYLIAKLHRGMPEALRFLAKRTPSKVFADFLDRLAYSLDSGVELRDYLLQEQKTVMDDYETFYEGTLYDLDVFKEVYSSLIISVVFMVTFIIIGPILTGQDIVSLSAFMFVLVLATEIGIMLVIKYRMPEDRIWADYAMTSERKAKFIKAALISVAGIMAAAVLVVLVVRPRFDLPLLVQVAIVLTPLMYLGKVLEKEEKAILVKDENFPAFMRSLSSSLAASGAALPLVLKYLSAHDFGVLTQDIRNLYRRVSMRIDNSKSWRYFTIDTGSWLIGIFSEIFNKSINLGAEPDYVGMVISRNFERLVRLRRKRAQTVASFRGVIYGITGAFAFSVAAAFQVSVYMNKLFSNLTIQGDFLQNIIFVPSKSGLEMTDYILMVILIIHCLLSALSIKFADGGHMGITVYYFVVLVWLAAIGQYLGTVVMGKMMTFSSLTGVVVGSLGVIP
- a CDS encoding amidohydrolase is translated as MKALVGTVVDWQGVRDSTAVIIDGSVIRDVVPAGSMGQYDVDEVYGGRGYLILPGLVNAHTHVAMAKFRGLGEDLPMEKWLGDVIWPAELEWTREEIHRWALIGMAEALSNGSTTVNDHYFFADEIANATLELGIRAFVGQTVMDSVDFPIAEPGEGFRFFKRWEGEEELVKPVLAPHATNTVSLELMKEIAEFAGEKNALVHVHLSQSRGEVLEVKRRYGLSPVEYLGKAGALGENLIGVHGIYLGDDEVRLYSKSGATLVHCSLSMAKLEGRIAPIIELVEGGANIALGNDSPNPVGLMDLFTEMRFAAVLNKVWRRRTDVAPAREVFRWATLGGARALKLRAGLIRPGYLADLVLVNARKPQFLPGEDVYSHLVYSARGSDVELVMVNGEPVYKNGIFMKIGKTLEELWEEVL